In the Maridesulfovibrio ferrireducens genome, one interval contains:
- a CDS encoding tetratricopeptide repeat protein — MPGFIADNDFRKGMAAAVILAALVLIVYSQCGKFELVTYDDTSYVTDNERVMQGVSAENVSWAFSSFQLSNYHPLTVVSHMIDTSLFGDSAGARHLVNVFLHLVNVLLLFFFLLKATSGLEEGGLIPSFFVAALFAVHPAHVESVAWVSERKDVLCTFFWLLGMISWLDWVKSKNMSSYALTFFFTGMGILAKPMVVTLPAALLLLDFWPLGRIDLKKNPVAKFIKLAVEKLPLVFLSVLSSVLTFMAQKGDGAMQSSESFPLGLRFSNALVSWVSYLRELVFPVDLAVFYPYPQDIAIWKPICAALFIIAVSAVCIRYIKKAPFVAVGWFWYVGTLVPVIGLVQVGDQAMADRYAYIPFIGLYMAICFGIACLVKKGCIPAKVAVSAGAIVVLVLLAGAYTQAGYWQNSESLYERALSVTENNHHMHYNYANLLERKKESGKAAQHFRAAIKADPSHYKAMTNLANIYSKRGELVSAMELYHRALQVNPDYSTAYANRGIVNHKQGKLDEALRDYKKALELDPRLADSMVNMGILYYMRGENSEARAMFRKALDIDPDNKAARKNLSLVQ; from the coding sequence ATGCCCGGTTTTATAGCGGATAATGATTTCAGGAAAGGAATGGCGGCGGCAGTTATTCTGGCTGCGCTTGTTTTGATTGTATATTCCCAGTGCGGAAAATTCGAATTGGTTACTTATGACGACACAAGTTACGTCACCGATAATGAAAGGGTTATGCAGGGCGTTTCAGCTGAAAATGTCAGTTGGGCGTTCAGTTCCTTTCAACTTTCCAATTATCATCCGCTGACCGTTGTTTCACATATGATCGACACCTCGCTTTTCGGCGATTCTGCCGGAGCGCGCCATCTGGTGAATGTTTTTCTGCATCTGGTTAATGTGCTGCTGCTTTTCTTTTTTCTGCTCAAAGCAACATCCGGGCTTGAAGAGGGCGGACTTATTCCGTCTTTTTTTGTTGCCGCGCTTTTTGCTGTGCATCCGGCTCATGTTGAATCTGTAGCATGGGTTTCTGAGCGAAAGGATGTGCTTTGTACTTTTTTCTGGCTGCTGGGTATGATCAGCTGGCTTGACTGGGTGAAGTCCAAAAATATGAGCAGTTACGCTCTGACATTTTTCTTTACCGGTATGGGCATACTCGCCAAACCTATGGTTGTAACTCTCCCCGCCGCATTGCTTCTTTTGGATTTCTGGCCTCTCGGCAGGATTGATCTGAAAAAGAATCCTGTTGCAAAATTTATTAAACTCGCCGTTGAAAAGCTGCCATTGGTATTCCTTTCGGTGCTGTCTTCAGTTCTTACTTTTATGGCGCAGAAGGGCGACGGAGCCATGCAGTCCAGTGAATCATTTCCTTTGGGCTTGCGATTTTCCAATGCGCTTGTTTCGTGGGTTTCCTACCTGCGTGAGCTTGTGTTTCCTGTTGATCTGGCAGTTTTTTATCCTTATCCGCAGGACATTGCGATATGGAAACCTATTTGTGCCGCACTTTTTATAATAGCAGTTTCGGCTGTTTGTATCCGCTATATAAAGAAGGCTCCTTTTGTCGCTGTGGGCTGGTTTTGGTATGTGGGAACGCTCGTTCCTGTTATCGGACTGGTGCAGGTCGGTGATCAGGCTATGGCTGATCGTTATGCGTATATCCCTTTTATCGGGCTTTATATGGCGATCTGTTTCGGGATTGCTTGTCTGGTAAAAAAAGGGTGCATACCTGCGAAAGTTGCAGTGTCTGCCGGAGCGATAGTTGTTCTGGTTCTGCTGGCAGGAGCATATACTCAGGCCGGATATTGGCAGAACAGTGAATCTCTTTATGAGCGTGCGTTGTCCGTGACCGAAAATAACCATCATATGCACTACAACTACGCAAATCTTCTTGAGCGTAAAAAAGAATCCGGTAAGGCGGCGCAGCATTTCAGAGCTGCAATAAAAGCCGATCCCTCGCACTACAAGGCTATGACAAATCTTGCGAATATTTACAGTAAACGCGGAGAGCTGGTCAGCGCTATGGAGCTTTATCATCGGGCTTTACAGGTTAATCCTGACTATTCTACTGCCTATGCAAACCGGGGGATTGTTAATCATAAACAGGGAAAATTGGATGAAGCCCTGCGCGATTACAAGAAGGCCTTGGAGCTTGATCCCCGCTTGGCTGATTCAATGGTGAATATGGGAATACTTTATTACATGCGCGGAGAAAATTCGGAAGCGCGTGCGATGTTCCGCAAGGCTCTTGATATCGATCCCGATAATAAAGCA
- a CDS encoding glycosyltransferase family 2 protein — protein MRKAVSFTGDNEQMVNGKKVVMVMPAYNAASTLKRTLDELPDGVVDEILLVDDCSRDDTVSQAESLGIKIVAHTCNTGYGGNQKTCYDTALKMGADVVVMVHPDYQYTPLIISAMVSPIANGVFDCMLGSRILGTGARKGGMPLYKYISNRFLTVFQNVMVGYHLSEYHTGYRAFSRELLEKVPYGVNSDDFIFDNQMLCQIIYAGYDIGEVTCPTRYMDDSSSISFKRSVKYGIGVLRCSVETALHRLGWMKSEFLKSVEFRKDR, from the coding sequence ATGCGTAAGGCCGTTTCATTCACAGGAGATAATGAACAGATGGTTAATGGAAAAAAAGTTGTAATGGTAATGCCTGCTTATAACGCAGCATCAACATTAAAAAGAACCTTGGACGAATTGCCTGACGGCGTTGTTGATGAGATTTTGCTGGTAGACGATTGCAGTAGAGACGACACTGTTTCGCAGGCTGAAAGTCTTGGTATTAAAATAGTCGCTCACACATGCAATACCGGTTACGGCGGTAATCAGAAAACCTGTTATGACACCGCTCTTAAAATGGGTGCGGATGTTGTTGTTATGGTTCATCCGGATTACCAGTATACTCCGCTTATTATCTCAGCCATGGTTTCTCCCATTGCAAACGGTGTTTTCGACTGTATGCTGGGTTCACGTATCCTCGGAACCGGAGCGCGCAAGGGCGGAATGCCTCTTTATAAATATATTTCAAACCGGTTTCTTACCGTTTTTCAGAATGTAATGGTCGGTTACCATCTCTCCGAATACCATACTGGCTATCGCGCTTTTTCTCGTGAACTGCTGGAAAAGGTTCCGTACGGTGTAAACAGTGATGATTTTATTTTCGATAATCAGATGCTTTGTCAGATTATTTACGCTGGTTACGATATCGGTGAAGTGACTTGTCCCACACGGTATATGGATGATTCTTCGTCCATAAGTTTTAAGCGTTCGGTTAAATACGGAATAGGAGTGCTCAGGTGTTCCGTTGAAACGGCTTTGCACAGGCTGGGCTGGATGAAAAGTGAGTTTCTTAAGTCTGTAGAATTTCGTAAGGACAGATAG
- a CDS encoding AzlD domain-containing protein, with product MDQKIVLFIIIGMMVVTYGPRLLPVLTLSSRELSPVVTRWLGYVPTAVLSAMLVPSLLAPEGVINLGFDNIYLWVAVPTFALAMFTRNFFGTVAFGMGMVAAVRYFF from the coding sequence GTGGACCAAAAAATAGTTTTATTTATAATTATCGGTATGATGGTCGTGACTTACGGGCCGCGTCTGCTTCCTGTTCTGACCTTAAGTTCGAGAGAACTTTCACCTGTAGTTACACGCTGGTTGGGATATGTTCCTACTGCGGTATTGTCTGCAATGCTCGTCCCTTCGCTTTTAGCCCCTGAAGGGGTGATAAACTTAGGCTTCGACAATATATATTTGTGGGTTGCGGTCCCTACTTTTGCTCTGGCAATGTTTACACGAAATTTCTTCGGGACAGTTGCATTCGGTATGGGGATGGTAGCGGCAGTTCGGTATTTTTTTTAG
- a CDS encoding AzlC family ABC transporter permease, translating to MESVMSSRKMRFNDVLMSAMKQALPIVLGYLPVGFAYGVLARKTGISVDNTVLMSLLVFAGSAQFIAVGLFASGASAVSIIVTTFVVNLRHLLMSAALSPYLRKWSKLELVAFSFQLTDETFAVNSIRFGKGETGKSETYLINSISQLAWVGGTVLGVISSSLIADIKPMGLDYALPAMFIALLIFQIKDRSHVIVGVITGLLSTALALGGAGQWNVIIATLIGASLGVALSWTKK from the coding sequence GTGGAATCCGTAATGAGTTCCCGTAAAATGAGATTTAATGACGTATTGATGTCGGCAATGAAGCAGGCTCTGCCTATTGTGCTTGGCTATTTGCCCGTCGGATTTGCTTATGGAGTTCTGGCCCGCAAGACTGGAATTTCGGTTGATAACACCGTGCTGATGTCCCTTTTGGTCTTTGCTGGCTCAGCACAGTTTATTGCGGTCGGACTTTTTGCATCCGGCGCTTCAGCCGTTTCTATTATAGTAACAACCTTTGTAGTTAATCTTAGACATCTCCTTATGTCGGCGGCTCTCTCTCCATACTTACGTAAGTGGAGCAAGCTGGAGCTGGTTGCATTCAGTTTTCAGCTTACCGATGAAACTTTTGCAGTGAATTCGATCAGATTCGGCAAAGGAGAGACTGGAAAAAGCGAAACTTATCTTATTAACAGTATTTCCCAGTTGGCGTGGGTCGGCGGGACTGTTCTGGGAGTTATTTCGAGTTCGCTGATTGCCGACATTAAACCTATGGGGCTTGATTACGCGCTTCCGGCCATGTTTATTGCTCTGCTAATATTTCAGATTAAAGACAGAAGTCATGTCATAGTAGGTGTGATCACGGGTCTGCTTTCCACAGCACTTGCTCTCGGCGGTGCAGGGCAGTGGAATGTTATAATCGCAACGCTTATCGGCGCAAGTCTTGGAGTGGCATTGTCGTGGACCAAAAAATAG
- a CDS encoding PLP-dependent aminotransferase family protein, with the protein MTSQRGEDEYRYKKVEQEISKHIIAGDLVPGDKLPSLRQMSTNLKVSISTVSHAYEELEKRGLIESRPRSGYFVRSEFRKIPTPLVNTAQKLEPHTVTKNKLIQTALETVGNKNLLPLGVVCPSSELLPTKHLSKIMSAVIRENPDLSINYESISGNMQLRRQIAFRSVDCGSNLTAEDLIITTGAMEALYISLRTLTRPGDLVLIQSPTYYCFLQLVESLGLRAIEIPSCPKNGINTKEFSAAVKKFDLKACILSPNFNNPDGGLTPDHAKKEIVELLAEKNIPLVEDDVYGDIYFGDTRPRTFKSFDRKGGVLLCSSFSKTIAPGYRVGWLAPGRYLEKAMEIKATTNVSCASPTQMAIARYLREAHFDRHLKKLRSAMKEQMNKMRTEIALSFPKGTKVTDPKGGSVLWVELPAGTDGIDLFFKAREEGIGIIPGSVFSTRDAFSNYIRLSSGALWSDKIQKGLKRLGELATK; encoded by the coding sequence ATGACAAGTCAGCGTGGCGAAGACGAATACAGATACAAAAAGGTTGAGCAGGAAATCTCCAAACATATCATTGCTGGAGATTTAGTTCCCGGAGACAAGCTTCCTTCTCTGAGACAGATGAGTACAAACCTCAAAGTATCAATTTCAACGGTCAGCCATGCTTATGAAGAGCTGGAAAAAAGAGGATTAATAGAATCCCGTCCCAGATCCGGATATTTTGTACGCAGCGAATTCCGCAAGATTCCTACGCCTTTGGTTAACACAGCCCAAAAACTTGAACCGCACACCGTCACCAAAAACAAATTGATTCAAACCGCTCTTGAGACTGTAGGGAATAAAAATTTATTGCCGCTGGGAGTTGTCTGCCCCAGTAGTGAGCTGTTGCCTACAAAACACCTCTCGAAGATAATGAGCGCTGTAATCAGAGAAAACCCGGATCTCTCAATAAATTACGAATCCATTTCCGGTAATATGCAACTGCGCAGACAGATTGCCTTCCGCTCGGTGGACTGCGGTTCCAATTTAACAGCCGAAGACCTGATAATCACCACCGGAGCAATGGAAGCACTATATATATCCCTGCGCACACTCACCCGCCCCGGTGATTTAGTCCTTATTCAGTCGCCCACATATTATTGTTTCCTGCAACTGGTAGAAAGCCTTGGACTGCGTGCAATAGAAATTCCTTCGTGTCCTAAAAACGGAATAAACACGAAAGAGTTCTCCGCGGCAGTAAAAAAATTCGACCTGAAAGCCTGTATTCTTTCACCCAATTTCAACAATCCTGACGGCGGCCTTACTCCCGACCATGCAAAAAAAGAAATAGTTGAACTGCTCGCTGAAAAAAATATTCCACTGGTTGAAGATGATGTTTATGGAGATATTTATTTCGGAGATACCAGACCGCGAACCTTCAAATCTTTTGACCGCAAGGGCGGAGTACTGCTCTGTTCCTCTTTTTCCAAGACCATTGCCCCGGGATACCGCGTAGGCTGGCTGGCTCCGGGCCGTTATCTCGAGAAGGCCATGGAAATAAAAGCCACTACAAACGTATCCTGCGCCTCCCCTACTCAGATGGCTATAGCCAGATACCTGAGAGAAGCTCATTTTGACCGCCATCTCAAAAAACTGCGCTCGGCCATGAAAGAACAAATGAATAAAATGCGCACGGAGATAGCCCTGTCATTCCCCAAAGGGACAAAGGTCACCGATCCGAAAGGAGGCTCTGTTCTATGGGTAGAACTTCCTGCCGGAACAGATGGTATAGATCTTTTTTTCAAGGCCAGAGAGGAAGGAATCGGAATAATACCCGGCTCTGTATTTTCAACCCGCGATGCTTTTTCAAATTACATCAGACTCAGCAGCGGAGCCCTCTGGAGCGACAAAATTCAGAAAGGTCTTAAACGGCTTGGCGAACTTGCCACGAAGTAA
- a CDS encoding tetratricopeptide repeat protein: MSGVKKPQKLSRRGFLFGGFRPKDDKEQIQSAAKPIAATEVDLDVLAAANVAYESKRYSEAADKYKDFIKSEPHNANARKRYGHSLYLCGKFIQAKVELERTIKILGEDNFSSLYLGLVFCRIGNGDKVLSVWKGYFNPEKIDVQREVNLQMALIESDPEFSLEDAADMVEKVLSESLG, from the coding sequence ATGTCCGGAGTTAAAAAGCCTCAAAAGTTATCCAGAAGAGGGTTTCTTTTCGGCGGATTCAGGCCCAAGGATGACAAGGAACAGATTCAGAGTGCGGCAAAGCCTATAGCTGCGACTGAAGTTGACCTTGATGTTCTTGCCGCCGCAAATGTTGCTTATGAAAGCAAAAGGTATTCTGAAGCCGCAGATAAATATAAAGATTTTATTAAGTCAGAGCCTCACAATGCAAATGCCAGAAAAAGATACGGGCACAGTCTGTACCTGTGCGGAAAGTTTATTCAGGCGAAGGTGGAGCTTGAGCGGACTATTAAAATATTAGGTGAAGATAATTTTTCTTCACTATATTTAGGTTTAGTTTTTTGTCGTATCGGCAACGGGGATAAAGTTCTGTCTGTATGGAAAGGATATTTTAATCCTGAAAAAATTGATGTGCAGCGCGAAGTTAATTTGCAGATGGCACTAATTGAAAGTGATCCTGAATTTTCACTGGAAGACGCCGCCGATATGGTTGAAAAAGTCTTAAGCGAAAGTCTCGGATAG